Proteins from one Methanococcus maripaludis C5 genomic window:
- a CDS encoding Na(+)/H(+) antiporter subunit B, whose amino-acid sequence MTQKREIAVFLSFVFFGSAILYSLFNINVVEGVNYIYTQNYIVPNLITAVLFDWRGFDTLGECMILVTSVLVTGMVFGRGLFETEFLKEVYSNSKEESDAEIGFTSIIKVLAMPLSILLMALGITIILGGHITPGGGFQGGSLIAAAYILSIVAFGSKTPIKFKHHFLESLESFGAILFMSLGVLGIIVSGFYLFNFGDLFGYPVFLSPSGLENTGIIPYLNIAVGLKVLAGLSTITFLLTGEKVVKDYIVRE is encoded by the coding sequence ATGACTCAAAAAAGAGAAATCGCAGTTTTTCTTTCATTTGTGTTCTTTGGATCGGCAATACTCTATTCATTATTTAATATAAATGTCGTAGAAGGTGTAAATTACATTTACACTCAAAATTATATCGTTCCAAACCTGATAACGGCAGTTCTGTTCGACTGGAGAGGTTTTGATACTTTAGGGGAATGTATGATTCTTGTAACCTCCGTTTTAGTTACTGGAATGGTTTTTGGAAGAGGATTATTCGAAACAGAATTTTTAAAAGAAGTTTATTCAAATTCTAAAGAAGAATCAGACGCCGAAATTGGATTTACTTCAATAATTAAGGTTTTAGCAATGCCTTTAAGTATTTTACTAATGGCTTTGGGAATTACTATAATTTTGGGCGGACATATAACTCCAGGTGGAGGATTCCAGGGCGGTTCATTAATTGCAGCAGCATATATTTTAAGTATCGTTGCATTTGGATCAAAAACTCCAATTAAATTCAAACACCACTTTTTAGAGTCTTTAGAATCATTTGGAGCAATATTATTCATGTCATTAGGTGTTCTTGGAATAATTGTTTCAGGATTTTATCTCTTTAATTTTGGAGATTTATTTGGATATCCTGTATTTTTATCCCCTTCAGGACTTGAAAATACTGGAATTATTCCTTATTTAAATATTGCAGTAGGTTTAAAGGTTTTAGCAGGTCTTTCAACAATTACATTCCTATTAACTGGTGAAAAGGTAGTTAAAGACTACATCGTCAGGGAATAG
- a CDS encoding cation:proton antiporter subunit C — MDLQLASFITAGILIVIGLYGTFFVDNVLKKIIALSALGNGVNLTLIAIGYTGGIVPIKAPEMEFALFSTLASYPLPQALVLTNIVIEASMLAIMLGLSIVFYKKYKTLKSSEILKED, encoded by the coding sequence ATGGATTTACAACTTGCTTCCTTTATAACTGCAGGTATTTTAATTGTTATTGGGTTATACGGGACTTTCTTTGTTGATAATGTTCTTAAAAAAATTATCGCACTTTCTGCGCTTGGAAACGGTGTAAATTTGACACTGATTGCCATAGGATACACTGGCGGAATAGTTCCTATAAAGGCACCAGAAATGGAATTTGCACTGTTTTCAACTCTTGCAAGCTATCCACTTCCTCAAGCGCTTGTTCTTACGAATATCGTTATTGAAGCTTCAATGCTCGCAATAATGCTCGGACTTTCAATAGTGTTCTACAAAAAATACAAAACACTAAAATCTTCAGAAATCTTGAAAGAAGACTAA
- a CDS encoding molybdopterin molybdotransferase MoeA, whose translation MKFVKELISYSTAKNKVFKKFEEILDDKFEEIEINKAFGKICFEDIYAPCNIPMFNRSAMDGYAVIAEDTFGASQTNPIILNLVETDSINEEEIYRLSTGMKLPENSNAVVMKEYTKEYDSFVEIYTGVHPNENVSRIGEDVKTGDLVLKKGELITPYHVALISSLGLKKIKCYSLNIGVIATGDELLDIEDLESIEKLAKSAMIVNSNSMMVSDLVKETGLSPTVYRKVPDNSEELEKAIKKALVENDVVITTGGTSVGDRDYTIDIIKKIGNLIFHGIQIRPGRPVGFAETEVEGKKKLLFVLSGYPVASAVQFELLIANYFKPRKLVKLQINRNIASSLGRTDIVRVKLVESEGFTKIEPLRITGSGVLSSMTKADGYMMIKENIEGYEKDEFVEVYLF comes from the coding sequence ATGAAATTTGTAAAAGAACTGATTAGTTACAGTACCGCTAAAAATAAGGTTTTTAAAAAATTTGAAGAAATATTGGACGATAAATTTGAAGAAATCGAAATAAATAAAGCATTTGGTAAAATCTGCTTTGAAGATATTTACGCCCCATGCAATATACCGATGTTTAATCGTTCAGCAATGGATGGCTATGCAGTGATTGCAGAAGATACCTTCGGAGCATCTCAAACAAACCCGATTATATTAAATTTGGTTGAAACTGATTCAATAAATGAAGAAGAAATTTACCGGCTTTCTACGGGCATGAAACTTCCAGAAAACTCAAATGCAGTTGTAATGAAAGAGTATACTAAAGAATACGATTCTTTCGTTGAGATTTATACTGGAGTTCACCCAAATGAAAATGTGTCCAGAATTGGGGAAGATGTGAAAACTGGAGACCTTGTTCTTAAAAAAGGAGAATTAATTACTCCGTACCACGTTGCTTTAATTTCATCGCTTGGACTAAAAAAAATAAAGTGTTATTCTTTAAATATTGGGGTTATTGCAACAGGCGATGAATTACTCGATATTGAAGACCTCGAAAGTATCGAGAAGCTTGCAAAAAGTGCGATGATTGTTAATTCAAATTCTATGATGGTTTCAGACCTTGTAAAAGAAACTGGTTTGTCCCCTACAGTATATAGAAAAGTTCCTGACAACAGCGAAGAACTTGAAAAAGCAATTAAAAAAGCACTTGTGGAAAATGATGTTGTTATTACCACTGGAGGAACATCTGTTGGGGATAGAGATTACACGATTGACATAATTAAAAAAATTGGAAATTTAATATTTCATGGAATTCAGATTAGGCCAGGTAGACCTGTTGGTTTTGCAGAAACAGAAGTTGAAGGAAAAAAGAAATTATTATTCGTTCTTTCAGGATACCCTGTTGCATCAGCAGTACAGTTTGAACTTTTAATTGCAAATTACTTCAAACCTCGAAAATTGGTTAAACTTCAGATAAATCGAAATATCGCATCTTCCCTCGGTAGAACCGACATTGTAAGGGTAAAACTTGTAGAAAGCGAAGGATTCACTAAAATTGAACCTTTGAGAATAACGGGAAGTGGTGTTTTGTCGTCAATGACGAAAGCTGATGGTTACATGATGATAAAGGAAAATATTGAAGGATATGAAAAAGATGAATTCGTTGAAGTTTATTTGTTTTAA
- a CDS encoding 4Fe-4S binding protein, with product MIVTDIKKCRTYEECENCKNKEISKCMEVCPTNAIKMIDGKAFSCITCGTCAKECPTGAIKKNEYGGYYVNRKLCTGCGICKNVCPIDIIDIREDSTGKAYPTGMCVMCGLCTTECPYDARLYFDPSSLKDTKNKMLMERYSTIFKMMGKTYEFPEPKHVKIVKPAERKVRTSISIDSEKCIECGKCIYLCPKDTIIESETVDGCTRCNICKEVCPVDAIDYGEVTENCILCGNCISKCPKDVLEISEFKVVKTKEDVKAKPEKHCINCGLCVDLCPSNALRFENGKILYDPKTCTLCNTCVKECPQGVRINKGEFVNGGCVLCEVCIKECPEDAISIKERSKFTSIDKEECIACGTCSMVCPNDAITVKIDSLNFSGNKVHSEVIFNDNCVMCEKCAINCPRDVIENTSGHKKVVDRENSYIRTDSDYCVKCGLCTIICPNDAIDKGEINTEKCEYCSACVNICPTRAIRIYRTWNEKTK from the coding sequence ATGATTGTAACAGACATCAAAAAATGCAGGACTTACGAAGAATGTGAAAACTGTAAAAATAAAGAAATTTCAAAATGCATGGAAGTTTGCCCAACAAATGCAATAAAAATGATTGACGGTAAGGCGTTTTCATGTATTACTTGCGGAACATGTGCAAAAGAATGTCCAACCGGCGCAATCAAGAAAAACGAATACGGTGGATACTATGTTAACAGAAAACTCTGTACTGGATGCGGAATCTGTAAAAACGTATGTCCTATCGATATAATTGACATAAGGGAAGATTCAACTGGAAAAGCTTACCCTACAGGAATGTGTGTTATGTGCGGACTTTGTACTACAGAATGCCCCTATGATGCAAGACTTTACTTTGATCCAAGCAGCCTCAAAGATACCAAAAATAAAATGTTGATGGAAAGGTACTCCACAATTTTTAAAATGATGGGAAAAACATACGAATTCCCTGAGCCAAAACACGTAAAAATTGTAAAACCTGCTGAAAGGAAAGTAAGAACCTCAATTTCAATAGATTCTGAAAAATGCATAGAATGCGGGAAGTGCATTTATTTATGTCCTAAAGACACGATTATTGAATCAGAAACAGTTGATGGATGTACAAGATGTAATATCTGTAAGGAAGTCTGCCCTGTTGATGCAATAGACTACGGAGAAGTTACTGAAAACTGTATACTCTGTGGAAACTGCATTTCAAAATGTCCTAAAGATGTTCTTGAGATTTCTGAATTTAAAGTTGTAAAAACAAAAGAAGACGTAAAAGCAAAACCTGAAAAACACTGTATAAACTGCGGTCTTTGTGTTGATCTGTGTCCTTCAAATGCTTTGAGATTTGAGAACGGAAAAATACTCTACGACCCAAAAACCTGCACATTGTGTAACACCTGCGTTAAAGAGTGCCCACAAGGAGTCAGAATTAATAAAGGAGAATTTGTTAATGGTGGATGCGTACTCTGTGAAGTATGTATTAAAGAGTGCCCAGAAGACGCAATTTCCATTAAAGAAAGGTCAAAATTTACTTCAATCGACAAGGAAGAATGCATTGCATGTGGAACCTGTTCAATGGTCTGTCCAAACGATGCAATCACTGTAAAGATTGATAGTTTAAATTTCAGTGGAAATAAAGTGCATTCCGAAGTTATATTCAATGACAACTGTGTAATGTGCGAAAAATGTGCAATAAACTGCCCAAGAGACGTTATTGAAAATACATCTGGACACAAAAAGGTAGTTGATAGGGAAAACTCTTACATAAGAACAGACAGTGACTACTGCGTAAAATGCGGTCTTTGTACCATTATCTGTCCAAACGATGCAATAGATAAGGGCGAAATAAATACTGAAAAATGCGAATACTGTTCAGCATGTGTTAATATCTGTCCTACAAGGGCCATAAGAATCTACAGAACTTGGAATGAAAAGACCAAATAA
- the ehbF gene encoding energy conserving hydrogenase EhbF, which produces MNLLPLIVVFPMFVAIIFNYLNGKDKLIRPMTLLMAILLLALPFIGSYGIYNFGAHGLENGLISGISYLYTPVKQLIITVIMLIGSLVLITGLGEKKSSGLFVALMLMGLASVSAVVLADDLFNIYVFYEIAAIAQTGLVIASGTEKAYRAAFRYLILGNFAGSILLLGVSMLLAATGTLNISDMHNFLLNNPSTPTIYGGLLMLIIGLCYGSGLPPFHTVKADIYARAKPFVAAMLQTYSKFVLVALLLVIFKLFGGLSYFASAHGVLIALSVLGMVFGVVMALLQNDYKKLLAYHAISQGGYVAAGIAIGTPLGIVAGIFHAINHVIYKSALFLGAQIVERRNAGNLNKLGGLLPVIPATAFMVLCAKLAISGVPPFNGFQSKLLLAEAAMNVNMPELAIIMILVSIGTFVSMMKAFYLIYLKPCSQEQIEEYKKAKPSKYAVFSLAVLTFLCILLGIFPSLATDIIYPFANEIGRVWTL; this is translated from the coding sequence ATGAACTTACTTCCCCTGATTGTAGTTTTTCCTATGTTCGTGGCCATCATATTCAATTATCTTAACGGGAAAGATAAATTAATCAGGCCGATGACACTTTTAATGGCTATTCTATTATTGGCACTTCCATTTATCGGATCTTATGGAATTTATAACTTCGGAGCCCACGGCTTAGAAAACGGGCTTATTTCAGGAATATCTTACCTTTATACTCCAGTAAAACAGCTTATTATCACCGTTATAATGTTAATCGGCTCTTTAGTGTTGATAACAGGACTCGGAGAAAAAAAGTCAAGCGGTCTTTTTGTAGCGTTAATGTTAATGGGTTTGGCGAGTGTTTCAGCGGTAGTTTTAGCAGATGATTTATTTAACATCTATGTATTCTATGAAATAGCTGCAATTGCACAAACCGGACTTGTTATTGCATCAGGTACCGAAAAAGCTTACCGAGCTGCTTTTAGATATTTAATACTTGGTAATTTTGCAGGTTCTATTCTTTTGCTCGGAGTTTCAATGCTTTTAGCAGCAACTGGAACTTTGAATATTTCGGATATGCACAATTTCCTTTTAAACAATCCATCAACTCCAACGATCTATGGTGGACTTTTAATGCTTATTATCGGGCTTTGCTATGGTAGCGGTCTTCCACCGTTCCATACTGTAAAAGCAGATATTTACGCAAGAGCAAAACCGTTTGTTGCTGCAATGCTTCAGACGTATTCAAAATTCGTACTTGTTGCATTATTGCTTGTAATTTTCAAGTTATTTGGTGGACTTTCTTACTTTGCAAGTGCTCACGGAGTTTTAATTGCACTTTCCGTTTTAGGAATGGTTTTTGGAGTTGTAATGGCACTATTGCAAAATGATTACAAAAAACTCCTTGCATATCACGCGATAAGTCAGGGCGGTTATGTTGCAGCAGGAATTGCAATTGGAACTCCTTTAGGAATTGTTGCAGGAATATTCCACGCAATAAACCACGTTATTTATAAAAGTGCTCTGTTTTTGGGTGCCCAAATAGTTGAAAGAAGAAATGCAGGAAATTTAAACAAACTTGGCGGCCTTCTTCCAGTAATCCCTGCAACTGCATTCATGGTTTTATGTGCAAAACTTGCAATCAGTGGTGTACCTCCATTCAACGGATTCCAAAGTAAATTATTGTTAGCAGAAGCTGCAATGAATGTTAATATGCCTGAACTTGCAATCATTATGATTCTTGTGAGTATCGGAACGTTTGTATCCATGATGAAGGCATTTTACTTAATTTACTTGAAGCCTTGCAGTCAGGAACAGATTGAAGAATACAAAAAAGCAAAACCTTCAAAATACGCGGTATTTTCACTCGCGGTTTTAACATTCTTGTGCATACTTTTAGGTATATTCCCAAGCCTTGCAACAGACATAATCTATCCATTTGCAAACGAAATTGGAAGGGTATGGACTTTATAG
- a CDS encoding NADH-quinone oxidoreductase subunit B family protein, which produces MLKELSRKKNIHIMLVYTGGCNGCDIEVVNCVLSPFYDAEQYNVFLTWNPREADVLVVTGCVTKAVSASLKKIYDEIPEPKAVIAAGACALMGGVYNNIGGDLGTSTFIDGPVENIIPVDMKVPGCPPRPEDIISGIVKALPKILNG; this is translated from the coding sequence ATGTTAAAAGAGCTTTCAAGAAAGAAAAATATTCATATCATGCTTGTTTATACTGGCGGATGTAATGGTTGCGATATTGAAGTTGTAAACTGTGTTTTGTCTCCATTTTATGATGCGGAACAGTACAACGTATTTTTAACGTGGAATCCAAGAGAAGCGGATGTTTTAGTGGTAACTGGCTGCGTTACAAAGGCAGTTTCTGCGTCACTTAAAAAAATATACGATGAAATTCCTGAACCAAAAGCAGTGATCGCAGCAGGGGCCTGCGCATTGATGGGTGGAGTTTACAACAATATTGGTGGAGATTTGGGAACTTCTACATTTATAGATGGTCCTGTTGAAAATATAATTCCAGTTGATATGAAGGTTCCAGGATGCCCGCCAAGACCTGAAGACATTATCTCGGGAATTGTAAAAGCCCTGCCAAAAATCCTGAATGGATGA
- a CDS encoding 4Fe-4S binding protein → MTLKGLTKVFISGFYENLERIILGSDRYTSKEMTAEILNGIELPSSVFSELCIGCGGCKNACPTKAIEMMPVEPVKITETYSKEAVPKIDYDKCVYCLYCHDFCPVFALFNEISPIHPRHVGEDLVQVDLSKLLEKPIEIPEEQLSKIAKILSINISGIVKREKKANSKV, encoded by the coding sequence ATGACGTTAAAAGGACTTACAAAAGTGTTTATTTCTGGTTTTTACGAGAATCTGGAAAGAATAATTCTCGGAAGCGATAGATACACATCAAAAGAGATGACGGCAGAGATTTTAAACGGTATTGAACTTCCTAGTTCAGTATTTTCTGAACTCTGTATCGGTTGTGGAGGATGTAAAAATGCATGTCCTACAAAGGCTATCGAAATGATGCCTGTAGAACCTGTAAAAATTACTGAAACCTATTCCAAAGAAGCAGTTCCAAAAATAGACTATGATAAATGTGTATACTGTTTATACTGTCATGATTTCTGTCCCGTATTTGCCCTATTTAATGAAATATCTCCAATTCACCCAAGACATGTTGGGGAAGACTTAGTTCAAGTAGATCTTTCAAAATTACTGGAAAAACCGATCGAAATTCCTGAAGAACAGCTATCAAAGATTGCTAAAATACTTTCGATTAACATTTCAGGAATCGTTAAGCGGGAAAAGAAAGCGAACTCAAAAGTGTAA
- a CDS encoding respiratory chain complex I subunit 1 family protein → MFENILTIETFEIILSMIGIPLIAFAISTWVPGIQRKIQARIQQRKGPSLSSPGFWAIFKYLYKEAKEPVSDLPKLYKFMPLVSFIVIWMVLALTTIVNFHILSNEIGIIGLLKIEEMGYIIMGSLASTVMGIRMPFIDECKGSGYLSTIKMTLGQLSAVRAFKMITVGSFPFYLATLLPFIPHKSIFLVNLIGSNFLFTLGGLFGALAYIIGYIIMTKDYPFSIMHTKADVIEGPTMEYSGKYRALYLSVKELLMITLGSLFATLYLGIAPDILNPITIVMNFAVALMFPIISAVVSAYTPVFTFRQIYPVALFATVLGLIGALLALLGV, encoded by the coding sequence ATGTTTGAAAATATTTTAACAATAGAAACGTTTGAAATTATCCTTTCAATGATAGGAATTCCTTTGATAGCTTTTGCAATTTCTACCTGGGTTCCAGGAATTCAGAGAAAAATTCAGGCAAGAATTCAGCAAAGAAAAGGTCCATCACTATCTTCTCCTGGTTTTTGGGCGATATTTAAATATTTATACAAAGAAGCAAAAGAGCCAGTTTCAGATCTTCCAAAACTCTACAAATTCATGCCTTTAGTTAGTTTTATTGTTATATGGATGGTATTAGCATTAACAACAATAGTAAATTTCCACATTCTTTCAAACGAGATTGGTATCATTGGGCTTTTAAAAATTGAGGAAATGGGCTACATTATAATGGGATCACTCGCTTCAACAGTAATGGGTATTAGAATGCCATTTATTGATGAATGTAAAGGTAGTGGATACTTAAGTACCATAAAAATGACATTGGGACAGCTTTCAGCAGTTAGGGCATTTAAAATGATTACTGTTGGATCTTTCCCATTTTATTTAGCAACTTTGCTACCATTTATACCGCATAAATCGATATTTTTAGTCAATTTAATTGGAAGTAATTTTTTATTCACTTTAGGCGGGTTATTCGGAGCTTTAGCTTATATTATTGGATATATAATCATGACAAAAGACTACCCATTTTCAATAATGCACACAAAAGCGGACGTTATAGAAGGCCCTACGATGGAATACTCTGGAAAATACAGGGCACTTTACTTAAGCGTAAAAGAACTTTTAATGATAACCCTTGGAAGCTTGTTTGCAACCCTTTATTTGGGGATTGCACCGGATATCTTAAATCCGATTACAATAGTGATGAACTTTGCAGTAGCACTGATGTTCCCAATAATTTCTGCGGTTGTTAGTGCATACACACCAGTATTTACATTCAGGCAAATATATCCTGTTGCACTGTTCGCAACAGTTTTGGGACTTATCGGGGCCCTTTTAGCACTTTTGGGCGTTTAA